The Lycium ferocissimum isolate CSIRO_LF1 chromosome 1, AGI_CSIRO_Lferr_CH_V1, whole genome shotgun sequence genome includes a region encoding these proteins:
- the LOC132060793 gene encoding uncharacterized protein LOC132060793 produces MEGRVEFGLTRPDSSVPSTRSVHDPPVKKRKRVVVEKGESSSDVRTPIKDLRAHRVFSPATHIVLQNDDISFKKCEIPLFDGENVDDLGVKECGETGNDDINLKKSGVGVEVNGENVDIFGKNENEGVGKIGITVSIPKSNLAVSSSLRRKVFIAPSSFSYRRLLPYLTDAAREYSDVSEIDTRDASSKSSDPTLSYLKPELQSTASNGSASDVSKTLGGVEGQKIVPNVSGGPQDLNEIPDVLSQTQVESRVFTNAGGLNPEALDECVQTTPPDADIFCKANVSHNSEQMEKFFAGHPSDRNGCNVKKSNLTPGKNGSVSKNKLALNPCSRLKVFKAASSVSYRRLLPFLMDVAKSDSGGASSENGLPKFQRDLECNRPFLSVSKKVPTNKEYSPKKEEIKEQGTKLLEPKCTSANDVSESFNKMPRSVFPDDLANSQTLLNVEIERKSEAECADTSNAEKLVVPECLKNEINSFNTGANNVRPETSVSIPNLLPISLEDLLSEYGVEDPKVEPVSPEGDRMALEVDCNEESKSSGDPTGTVEIHAHANEALKKELFLKVSEPEATNNESSCKVLLADSNGDSGGLNAVALITASSSTEPSDISGYGNDGPTKTLCSELIQEISQSSDNLNKNGCLEPAICHQKSTQNDSSYDLVTHPDALNKGILKRNPRGCRGLCNCLNCASYRLHAERAFEFSRNQMQDTEEVSLGLMKELADMRIFLEKHLSTENSLAPIPLTQLEVEEACTKALEAEQRAKERLSQMNNELNYHCRVPSLYRPRVRFAAHIEGKTVAEIESSSSKSENEDIKAGTKRTRKKHH; encoded by the exons ATGGAAG GTCGGGTCGAGTTCGGGCTGACCCGACCCGATTCAAGCGTTCCGAGCACCAGATCCGTCCACGACCCGCCGGTGAAGAAACGGAAAAGGGTAGTTGTGGAGAAGGGGGAAAGTAGTTCGGATGTTCGTACACCTATTAAGGATCTTCGTGCTCATAGGGTCTTCTCTCCAGCTACTCATATTGTTTTACAAAATGATGATATTAGTTTCAAGAAATGTGAAATACCGTTATTCGatggtgaaaatgttgatgatttggggGTAAAAGAGTGTGGTGAAACTGGAAATGATGAtattaatttgaagaaaagtggAGTTGGGGTTGAGGTAaatggtgaaaatgttgatatattTGGG aaaaatgagaatGAAGGAGTTGGTAAAATTGGGATTACTGTGTCCATTCCTAAGAGTAATTTG GCTGTGAGTTCGAGTTTGCGTAGGAAGGTGTTCATAGCTCCAAGCTCATTTAGCTACAGAAGATTGCTGCCATATTTGACAGATGCTGCGCGAGAGTATTCTG ATGTTTCAGAAATTGATACACGTGATGCGTCATCCAAGTCCAGCGATCCAACTTTGAGTTATCTGAAACCTGAGCTGCAATCAACGGCTAGTAATGGTTCTGCTTCTGATGTCAGTAAGACACTAGGAGGCGTAGAAGGTCAGAAGATCGTGCCCAATGTATCAGGGGGCCCACAGGATCTCAATGAAATCCCTGATGTTTTGTCCCAGACTCAGGTGGAGTCTCGGGTGTTTACCAATGCGGGAGGACTTAATCCCGAGGCATTGGACGAATGCGTCCAGACAACACCACCAGATGCTGACATTTTCTGTAAAGCTAATGTGAGCCATAATTCTGAGCAGATGGAGAAATTTTTTGCAGGTCATCCATCAGATAGAAATGGCTGCAATGTAAAGAAGTCTAATTTGACTCCTGGGAAAAACGGAAGTGTTTCTAAAAACAAATTG GCTCTAAATCCTTGTTCTAGGCTGAAGGTGTTCAAAGCTGCAAGCTCTGTTAGCTACAGAAGACTGCTCCCATTTCTGATGGATGTTGCAAAAAGTGATTCTG gAGGTGCTTCAAGTGAAAATGGACTTCCTAAATTTCAGAGGGACTTGGAGTGCAACCGACCTTTTTTGTCTGTTAGTAAAAAAGTTCCTACAAACAAAGAATATTCTcccaagaaagaagaaatcaaagaaCAAGGGACAAAGTTACTTGAACCAAAGTGCACCTCAGCCAATGACGTGAGTGAATCATTCAATAAGATGCCAAGATCAGTGTTTCCAGATGATTTGGCCAATTCCCAAACATTACTTAATGTCGAGATTGAAAGAAAATCTGAAGCAGAGTGTGCTGATACAAGTAATGCAGAAAAGTTGGTAGTACCAGAATGTCTCAAAAATGAGATCAATAGTTTTAATACTGGAGCAAACAATGTAAGGCCTGAAACTTCAGTATCTATCCCAAACCTCTTGCCTATCAGTCTTGAAGATTTGCTAAGTGAATATGGGGTGGAAGATCCAAAAGTCGAGCCTGTTAGTCCTGAAGGAGATCGCATGGCTTTGGAGGTAGATTGTAATGAAGAAAGTAAGAGTTCTGGTGATCCGACTGGCACTGTAGAAATTCATGCACATGCTAATGAGGCTCTAAAGAAGGAGCTTTTCCTCAAAGTATCAGAACCCGAGGCTACCAATAATGAAAGCAGCTGCAAGGTTTTGCTGGCAGATAGCAACGGAGACAGTGGAGGGCTTAACGCAGTTGCTTTGATCACAGCATCTTCTTCCACTGAACCATCAGATATTTCAGGATATGGTAATGATGGTCCCACCAAAACCCTATGCAGTGAGTTGATACAAGAAATCTCACAATCTAGCGATAATCTAAACAAAAATGGATGCCTCGAACCAGCTATTTGTCACCAGAAATCAACTCAGAATGACTCATCATATGATTTGGTTACTCATCCTGATGCTCTCAACAAAGGGATATTAAAGAGAAATCCTAGGGGATGTAGAGGTCTGTGTAACTGTCTAAATTGTGCTTCATACCGCCTGCACGCTGAGAGAGcttttgaattttctagaaatcaGATGCAAGATACTGAAGAAGTTTCTCTGGGATTGATGAAGGAGTTGGCTGATATGCGGATTTTCTTGGAGAAACACCTTTCTACTGAAAACAGCCTTGCTCCTATCCCACTTACTCAG CTCGAGGTTGAAGAAGCATGTACTAAAGCATTGGAAGCAGAACAACGGGCAAAAGAACGCCTCAGCCAAATGAATAACGAACTCAACTATCACTGCAGAGTCCCG TCTTTGTACCGGCCAAGAGTTAGATTTGCCGCTCATATTGAAGGAAAAACTGTTGCAGAAATAGAATCATCTAGTTCGAAATCTGAGAATGAAGATATCAAAGCAGGGACAAAACGTACCCGAAAGAAGCATCACTAA